In the genome of Cydia strobilella chromosome Z, ilCydStro3.1, whole genome shotgun sequence, one region contains:
- the LOC134753769 gene encoding uncharacterized protein K02A2.6-like: MQASKQIEHELTEEHDVDSSSETVDDNTPWDMNLIQSCRTDSYNDNELTIQDGCLLKGVRVMIPVALRKRVLDELHSGHLGMVRMKLLARGYVYWKNMDKDLEDMVRNCRECRLHQNEPPPVTLHHWEPPTGPWQRLHIDFAGPLKGQSLLIVVDAYTKWVEIFPTKTTTSSWCIRKLHEIFLTFGFPLTLVSDNGRQFISTEFENYLKEKGVGHKTSAPYHPATNGQAEKYVQTIKKTLNCMNAEPGNLHDKILAVKERLLRTPSTTTGKSPYELMFSRTIRNMLHVQFETRGEDVGARPERSEENRTVRSFTVGQRVQARDYTNGRNKWQFGTVTKTLGRLHYEIRMDSGDTWKRHIDQMLCTVIPIQDAEDRS; this comes from the coding sequence ATGCAAGCCAGCAAACAAATAGAGCATGAACTTACGGAAGAACACGACGTGGATAGCTCGTCTGAAACAGTCGATGACAACACACCCTGGGATATGAACTTGATACAATCGTGTAGGACAGACAGTTACAATGATAACGAACTTACTATTCAAGATGGATGTCTCTTAAAGGGAGTGCGAGTCATGATACCTGTAGCGCTGAGAAAACGGGTATTAGATGAGTTACACTCGGGACACCTCGGTATGGTGAGGATGAAATTACTAGCACGAGGCTACGTCTACTGGAAAAATATGGACAAGGACTTAGAAGATATGGTTAGAAACTGTCGTGAGTGTCGGCTACACCAAAACGAGCCTCCACCGGTTACACTACACCACTGGGAGCCTCCGACAGGCCCGTGGCAGCGACTCCATATTGATTTCGCGGGACCTCTGAAGGGACAGTCATTGCTTATAGTTGTCGATGCTTACACCAAATGGGTTGAAATCTTCCCAACCAAAACGACAACCAGCTCTTGGTGTATCAGAAAATTACATGAGATTTTTCTTACGTTTGGGTTCCCCTTAACACTTGTTTCTGACAATGGACGTCAGTTCATTTCAACAGAGTTCGAAAACTACCTTAAAGAAAAAGGAGTAGGACATAAAACATCCGCACCGTACCATCCAGCTACGAATGGGCAAGCCGAGAAATATGTTCAGACCATTAAAAAGACTCTAAATTGCATGAACGCTGAACCAGGTAATCTGCATGACAAAATTCTAGCAGTAAAGGAACGCTTATTAAGAACCCCGAGTACTACAACCGGCAAGAGCCCATATGAACTTATGTTTAGCAGAACAATAAGAAACATGTTGCACGTGCAGTTCGAGACCAGGGGGGAAGATGTGGGGGCAAGGCCCGAAAGATCTGAAGAAAACCGCACCGTGCGCTCATTTACCGTTGGCCAGAGGGTTCAAGCAAGAGATTATACTAACGGACGTAATAAATGGCAATTTGGAACTGTAACTAAAACTCTAGGTCGGCTCCATTACGAGATAAGGATGGATTCTGGAGACACTTGGAAGAGACACATAGACCAGATGTTGTGCACCGTAATACCAATTCAAGATGCAGAAGACCGATCTTAG